From a single Labrenzia sp. PHM005 genomic region:
- a CDS encoding choline/ethanolamine kinase family protein has protein sequence MSQTDLLSRIQALPIWQGKISATPLTGGITNVNYLVEDEETKYVVRVGDDIPLHQVMRFNELAASRAAHAAGLSPAVVHTADNLVVLEYIESKTLSEADIRDPEVLPKVLDLVKTCHRDVAKNLRGPALVFWVFHVIRDYGATLKDRGSAHQKLLPDLIKTSDLLEQAAGPFDIVFGHNDLLCGNFLDDGQRLWLIDFDYAGFNSPLFDLGGLASNNGLAPSQEDWMLETYFETPVRDELRHRYNAMKCASLLRETMWSMVSEITSEIDFDYAAYTAENLGRFRSAFHDFQLS, from the coding sequence ATGAGCCAAACCGATTTGCTGTCCCGCATTCAGGCTTTGCCGATCTGGCAAGGCAAGATCAGCGCCACACCGCTGACCGGCGGGATCACCAACGTGAATTACCTTGTAGAAGATGAGGAGACGAAATATGTCGTCCGCGTTGGGGATGACATCCCATTGCATCAGGTCATGCGGTTCAACGAGCTGGCTGCCTCAAGAGCGGCACATGCAGCAGGCCTGTCGCCAGCCGTGGTGCATACGGCCGACAATCTGGTGGTGCTGGAATATATCGAAAGCAAAACACTTTCAGAAGCAGACATTCGCGACCCCGAAGTCTTGCCGAAGGTGCTTGATCTCGTCAAAACCTGCCATCGCGATGTTGCAAAAAACTTGCGCGGGCCGGCGCTGGTTTTCTGGGTGTTTCACGTCATTCGCGACTACGGCGCGACCTTGAAAGATCGTGGCTCAGCTCATCAAAAACTTTTGCCAGATCTCATCAAGACTTCTGACCTGCTGGAACAAGCTGCCGGTCCGTTTGACATTGTGTTTGGCCACAATGATCTGTTGTGCGGCAATTTCTTGGATGATGGTCAGCGTTTGTGGCTGATCGACTTCGACTATGCCGGTTTCAACAGTCCGCTGTTTGACCTTGGCGGCTTGGCATCAAACAACGGTCTCGCACCGTCTCAGGAAGACTGGATGCTGGAGACCTATTTCGAAACGCCCGTCAGGGACGAATTGCGCCATCGCTACAACGCCATGAAATGCGCCTCGCTGTTGCGGGAAACCATGTGGAGCATGGTTTCGGAAATCACCTCCGAAATCGACTTTGATTACGCGGCTTATACGGCCGAGAACCTCGGGCGGTTCCGCTCGGCGTTTCATGACTTCCAGTTAAGTTGA
- a CDS encoding glycine betaine/L-proline ABC transporter ATP-binding protein has translation MPSRIKLSCRNVWKLYGADANSFLAQSNALDAEDIRRAGLIGAVRNASIDIAEGEIFVIMGLSGSGKSTLVRCLSRLIEPTGGEVLFDDVDLLRASDQELIEIRRHKMGMVFQHFALLPHLTVLQNVMFPLMIQAVPKSEAETKAQNVVDLVGLKGREDNYPRELSGGQQQRVGIARSLVTEPDLWFLDEPFSALDPLIRREMQDEFLRLQARLHKTIVFITHDFDEAVRLADRIAIMKDGEIIQVATPEDLVMNPATDYVAEFTRHIPRSKVLTVGGLFQSGGFGEGIPVTISDKISDVAERIIAADKPVPVEDTSGQIVGSIDRAAVASTLFGQGRPK, from the coding sequence ATGCCGTCTCGGATCAAATTGTCCTGCCGGAATGTCTGGAAGCTCTACGGAGCGGACGCCAATTCCTTTCTGGCTCAAAGCAACGCGCTGGATGCGGAAGATATCCGGCGGGCGGGACTGATCGGCGCGGTCCGGAACGCCAGCATTGATATTGCCGAAGGCGAGATTTTTGTGATCATGGGCCTCTCGGGGTCCGGAAAATCAACACTGGTCCGCTGTTTGTCGCGTTTGATCGAGCCAACCGGCGGTGAGGTTCTTTTTGACGATGTTGATCTACTTCGCGCCAGCGATCAGGAGTTGATCGAGATCCGCCGCCACAAAATGGGGATGGTCTTTCAGCATTTTGCTCTGCTTCCGCACCTGACTGTGCTGCAGAATGTCATGTTTCCCCTCATGATACAGGCGGTTCCGAAGTCAGAAGCGGAAACCAAAGCCCAGAATGTTGTCGACCTGGTTGGTCTTAAGGGGCGGGAAGACAATTATCCACGAGAGCTGTCGGGCGGACAGCAGCAGAGGGTTGGCATCGCACGGTCGCTGGTGACCGAACCGGACTTGTGGTTTCTGGACGAACCTTTTTCAGCACTAGATCCGTTGATCCGGCGCGAAATGCAGGACGAGTTTTTGCGCCTGCAAGCCCGGCTTCACAAAACAATCGTCTTTATAACCCATGACTTTGATGAAGCGGTGCGTCTTGCAGACCGCATTGCGATCATGAAGGACGGCGAAATCATCCAGGTCGCAACGCCAGAAGATCTGGTCATGAACCCGGCGACCGACTATGTGGCCGAATTCACTCGCCATATTCCGCGTTCTAAAGTTCTGACAGTCGGAGGGCTGTTTCAGTCCGGAGGCTTCGGCGAGGGAATTCCGGTCACGATCTCCGATAAAATCTCCGACGTGGCCGAGCGCATCATTGCAGCGGACAAACCTGTGCCGGTCGAAGATACATCTGGGCAAATTGTTGGTTCGATTGACCGTGCGGCTGTCGCCAGCACCTTATTCGGCCAAGGCCGGCCTAAATGA
- a CDS encoding SDR family oxidoreductase: MTDYTAVITGGSKGIGLDLAERMLDKGYTVISIARGKSPDAPGELIQMSADLLDAEAVAETARDIAAGHEVTHFVQNAGVIWPNLLEEATPADITGLAQLQLGSALTLLQAFLPAMKARSFGRVLFNGSRAALGVPTRTAYSAAKAGMIGMARTWALELAPHGITVNVVAPGPVLTDNFWGIVPKGSERETQLAKSLPVGRLGTVRDVSNAFLYFADPENSFVTGQTLFVCGGASVGTLSL, encoded by the coding sequence ATGACGGATTACACCGCAGTTATCACGGGGGGGAGCAAAGGTATCGGGCTGGACCTTGCTGAGCGGATGTTGGACAAGGGCTACACGGTCATATCAATCGCCCGAGGGAAGTCGCCGGATGCGCCGGGGGAATTGATCCAGATGTCCGCCGATCTCCTGGACGCCGAGGCGGTGGCCGAAACCGCCCGCGACATTGCGGCCGGGCATGAGGTTACACATTTTGTGCAGAACGCAGGTGTGATCTGGCCGAACCTTCTGGAAGAAGCAACACCGGCGGACATTACCGGTTTGGCCCAATTGCAGTTGGGCTCCGCACTGACTCTGTTGCAGGCGTTTTTACCGGCGATGAAGGCGCGCAGCTTTGGCCGCGTGCTGTTCAATGGCTCGCGTGCGGCCCTTGGTGTGCCGACACGCACAGCCTATTCTGCAGCCAAGGCCGGCATGATCGGTATGGCCCGAACTTGGGCATTGGAACTGGCCCCGCACGGGATTACCGTGAACGTGGTCGCGCCGGGGCCGGTCCTCACGGACAATTTCTGGGGCATTGTCCCAAAAGGCTCAGAGCGGGAAACCCAACTTGCCAAAAGCCTGCCGGTTGGGCGTCTTGGTACGGTACGCGACGTCTCCAACGCGTTCTTGTATTTCGCAGACCCCGAAAACAGCTTCGTTACCGGGCAGACCCTTTTTGTCTGTGGCGGGGCAAGTGTCGGCACCCTTTCGCTTTAG
- a CDS encoding proline/glycine betaine ABC transporter permease codes for MSSWANKQMYAMWGMLLATIVIGYNGRDLAKALDARWLVKFPSAWVIPLKKHISAAMKWLVEDAAIGPVSFTDLTRGIAWLIEQPYHFALALLADGFVIGQGADAYTLLPAISWIVVTAAVIALGQYCRNWGLAALVGACFVYLAVFGQWDSAMVTLASVMIAVPIGAGGGLLLGIWAYRHPTGERVLSPILDLMQTMPIFAYLVPILFMFGFGPVSALVATIIYATPPMVRVTTLALRSVDPEIVDFGRMAGATDHQLMWRVLVPSASQTLMVGVNQVIMLTLNMVIIASMIGAGGLGFDVLAALRRLDIGAGFEAGIAIVVLAISVDRLSQAFAERMGQVHKPVPGTWIARHRRTVLVVGLLLATWVLGQFSPLLLKYPDAQTITTGAFWNDTVKYLNVNYFDVFEAIKVFFLTWFMLPIKKVLLGIPWPLAIALITFLGWRAGGRNLALMCAVMSIFIAVTGLWTKAMVTVYLCGASVILATLIGVPLGILAALNKRAGQVINLMIDTLQTLPSFVYLIPVVMLFRVGDFTAMIAIVLYALAPAVRYAAHGVRGVSKDLIEAGQVSGCTRFQLLRHIRLPMALPEILLGLNQTIMLALSMLVITALVGTRDLGQEVYIALTKADTGRGLVAGLAIAFIAIIADRILKASARGARVRFGLET; via the coding sequence ATGAGCAGCTGGGCCAACAAGCAAATGTATGCGATGTGGGGGATGCTTCTGGCCACCATCGTCATCGGCTACAATGGCCGGGATCTTGCCAAGGCACTGGATGCAAGGTGGCTGGTCAAGTTTCCGTCGGCTTGGGTCATTCCTCTAAAGAAACATATCTCGGCTGCAATGAAATGGCTGGTCGAAGATGCGGCCATCGGACCGGTTTCGTTCACCGATCTGACACGTGGCATCGCCTGGCTCATCGAACAGCCTTATCACTTTGCTTTGGCCTTGCTGGCAGATGGGTTTGTCATCGGACAAGGCGCGGACGCCTATACCCTTTTGCCTGCCATAAGTTGGATTGTCGTGACAGCGGCGGTCATCGCGCTCGGGCAATATTGCCGGAACTGGGGCCTGGCGGCGCTGGTCGGGGCGTGCTTCGTCTATTTGGCTGTCTTTGGCCAATGGGACAGCGCCATGGTGACATTGGCGTCCGTCATGATCGCAGTTCCAATCGGAGCAGGTGGCGGATTGCTTCTGGGGATCTGGGCCTATCGCCACCCAACAGGCGAACGGGTCTTATCCCCAATTCTGGATTTGATGCAGACGATGCCAATTTTTGCGTATCTTGTGCCGATCCTCTTCATGTTTGGCTTTGGGCCAGTCTCGGCTTTGGTCGCAACCATCATCTACGCCACTCCGCCAATGGTTCGTGTGACCACCTTGGCGCTCCGGTCCGTTGATCCGGAAATTGTTGATTTTGGCCGCATGGCCGGCGCAACCGACCACCAGCTCATGTGGCGCGTTCTGGTGCCTTCGGCGTCGCAAACCCTGATGGTGGGCGTCAACCAGGTGATCATGCTGACGCTGAACATGGTGATCATCGCCTCGATGATCGGTGCAGGAGGTCTCGGCTTCGATGTGCTGGCAGCGCTGCGGCGTCTGGATATTGGAGCCGGGTTTGAAGCCGGCATTGCCATCGTGGTTCTGGCCATTTCCGTTGACCGGCTCAGTCAGGCCTTCGCTGAGCGGATGGGGCAAGTCCACAAGCCAGTCCCAGGTACCTGGATCGCACGGCACCGCCGTACCGTACTGGTAGTCGGATTGCTGCTTGCCACCTGGGTTTTGGGGCAGTTTTCACCGCTTCTGCTGAAGTACCCAGATGCGCAGACCATCACTACCGGTGCGTTTTGGAACGATACGGTCAAGTACCTGAATGTAAACTACTTTGATGTTTTTGAAGCCATAAAAGTGTTCTTCCTGACCTGGTTCATGCTGCCGATCAAGAAGGTCCTTTTGGGCATTCCGTGGCCGCTGGCCATCGCCCTCATCACATTTTTGGGCTGGCGTGCCGGCGGACGGAACCTGGCACTTATGTGCGCCGTCATGTCGATCTTTATCGCAGTTACCGGGCTTTGGACCAAGGCGATGGTCACGGTCTATCTATGCGGGGCATCGGTTATTCTGGCGACACTGATCGGCGTCCCACTCGGCATTCTGGCGGCTTTGAACAAACGCGCGGGACAGGTCATCAATCTGATGATCGACACGCTGCAGACGCTGCCGAGCTTTGTGTATCTGATCCCGGTCGTCATGTTGTTCCGCGTCGGTGACTTCACCGCGATGATCGCCATCGTTCTTTATGCTCTGGCACCGGCTGTACGCTATGCAGCTCACGGGGTGCGCGGTGTCAGCAAGGATCTGATTGAAGCAGGCCAGGTGTCCGGCTGCACGCGTTTCCAGCTGTTGCGCCATATCCGGTTACCGATGGCCTTGCCTGAAATCCTGTTGGGGCTGAACCAAACCATCATGCTGGCGCTGTCCATGCTGGTCATCACCGCGTTGGTCGGCACCCGCGACCTCGGCCAGGAGGTTTATATCGCCCTGACAAAGGCGGACACCGGCCGCGGCCTTGTTGCTGGTCTTGCCATCGCATTTATCGCCATCATTGCCGACCGTATCTTGAAAGCCAGCGCCCGCGGCGCCCGCGTTCGTTTCGGATTGGAGACCTGA
- a CDS encoding LysR family transcriptional regulator → MDYNLFPVFVEIMRHRNISKAAAVLGLTQPAASNALARLRHQFGDQLFIRASRGVVPTKFATDIGPEIEQHVERLKELTQTQSKRAVDLKQVVRNFKIVAHDMEECLILPLVISGFSEEAPNVRIEIRPFNRVTLADELVAGRVDIVMAYLRDPYKNLISRELYFQDFVCVCRGGHSAVGQRLTLQEYVKLQHMIVSPEKGGFSGLVDDKLAEKGLTRNVQVSTPHFLSACQYVAGTDFLLTLPRQVALMGAKAFGLQVFELPFELDGFSTSIHWHRRLDKDPEHIALRDLLQEIVKTSL, encoded by the coding sequence GTGGACTACAATCTGTTTCCGGTGTTTGTTGAAATCATGCGCCACCGCAACATATCCAAGGCGGCTGCCGTCCTCGGCCTGACCCAACCAGCGGCTTCCAATGCACTGGCGCGGTTACGGCATCAGTTTGGTGATCAGCTCTTTATTCGTGCCAGTCGCGGTGTGGTGCCAACCAAATTTGCAACAGATATCGGTCCTGAGATTGAGCAGCATGTTGAACGGCTGAAGGAGTTAACTCAAACGCAAAGCAAGCGTGCTGTTGATCTGAAGCAGGTGGTGCGGAATTTTAAGATCGTTGCTCACGACATGGAAGAGTGTCTGATCCTTCCGCTTGTTATTTCAGGTTTTTCTGAGGAAGCACCGAATGTGCGGATCGAGATCAGGCCCTTCAATCGGGTCACTCTGGCAGATGAGCTTGTGGCCGGTCGGGTGGACATTGTTATGGCGTATCTGCGCGACCCATATAAGAACCTGATCAGCCGGGAACTTTATTTTCAGGATTTCGTTTGTGTGTGCCGTGGCGGTCATTCGGCCGTTGGGCAGCGTTTGACCTTGCAGGAATATGTGAAGCTGCAGCACATGATTGTGTCACCAGAAAAAGGCGGTTTTTCTGGACTTGTTGACGACAAGCTAGCTGAGAAAGGCTTGACCAGGAATGTTCAGGTCAGCACACCGCATTTTCTTTCGGCCTGCCAGTATGTCGCCGGGACTGATTTTCTACTCACTTTGCCGCGCCAAGTCGCTCTGATGGGGGCGAAGGCATTCGGCCTGCAGGTCTTTGAATTGCCATTCGAGCTGGATGGATTTTCCACGTCGATCCATTGGCACCGGCGTTTGGACAAGGACCCTGAGCATATTGCCTTGCGTGATCTGTTGCAGGAAATCGTTAAAACCAGCCTTTAG
- a CDS encoding FAD-dependent oxidoreductase — protein MTNLPKTAKAVIIGGGIIGCSTAYHLAKLGWTDTVLLERKKLTSGTTFHAAGLVGQLRSNANITQLLGYSVDLYNKIEEETGLGTGWKMNGGLRLACNEERWTEVKRQATTAHSFGLPMELLTPKESQDLWPLMDISDVVGAAFLPTDGQANPSDITQALAKGARMAGAQIFEDTKVTDIEIENGKIRAVVTEHGRIECEKVVCCAGQWTRDFAKRFGVNVPLVPMEHQFMVTEAIEGVTSTLPTLRDPDRLTYYKEEVGGLVMGGYEPNPIPWAVGGIPQGFHYTLLDSNFDHFEQLMELSLGRVPALETAGIKMLTNGPESFTPDGNFIVGEAPELSNFFVGAGFNAFGIAAGGGAGMALAEWVHKGEPPFDLWSADIRRFGRPHFDTDWVRTRTVEAYGKHYTMAWPHEENKSGRPCRKSPLYDLLASQGACFGEKLGWERPNWFADGAKGETAKDDYSFGRQNWFEAVGREHKAAREAAVVFDQTSFAKFALKGPDAATALNWICANDVDKPAGSLVYTQMLNDHGGIECDLTVARVAEDEFYIVTGTGFATHDFDWISRNIPQGMHCQLFDITSSNAVLSLMGPKARAILEKVTRDDVSNDGFKFGTIRTIGIAGCPIQALRVTYVGELGWELHLPVEYAQTVYKALMEAGQDLGLVNAGYRAIESLRLEKGYRAWGSDIGPDHTPFEAGLGWAVKLRKDVDFKGRAAAEKQKTDGVKKMLACFTVDPSVVLLGRETIYRNGERVGWLTSGGFGYTVGKSIGYGYVRCQHGVDAEYVTSGEYELEVATERVPCDVTLRPLYDPQMERVKA, from the coding sequence ATGACCAACCTTCCTAAAACCGCCAAGGCTGTGATCATTGGCGGCGGCATCATCGGCTGCTCAACCGCCTATCATCTAGCCAAATTGGGCTGGACCGACACGGTTCTTCTGGAACGGAAAAAGCTGACATCCGGCACGACTTTCCACGCTGCCGGCCTGGTCGGGCAGCTTCGGTCCAATGCCAATATCACCCAGCTGCTTGGGTACTCTGTCGATCTTTACAACAAGATTGAAGAGGAGACCGGGCTCGGAACTGGCTGGAAGATGAACGGTGGCCTGCGTCTTGCCTGCAATGAAGAACGCTGGACGGAGGTCAAACGCCAGGCCACCACGGCCCACAGCTTCGGCCTGCCAATGGAATTGCTGACGCCCAAGGAATCTCAGGACCTATGGCCGCTCATGGACATTTCGGATGTCGTCGGTGCAGCCTTTTTGCCAACCGATGGTCAGGCCAATCCATCTGACATTACCCAGGCGTTGGCTAAGGGTGCCCGGATGGCCGGCGCGCAGATCTTCGAGGACACCAAGGTCACGGATATCGAAATTGAAAACGGCAAGATCCGGGCTGTTGTCACAGAACATGGCCGCATCGAATGTGAAAAGGTCGTCTGCTGCGCCGGCCAATGGACACGGGACTTTGCCAAGCGGTTCGGCGTGAACGTGCCGCTGGTACCAATGGAACACCAGTTCATGGTCACCGAAGCTATAGAGGGCGTCACCTCGACGTTGCCGACGCTGCGCGATCCGGACCGGTTGACCTACTACAAGGAAGAGGTCGGCGGCCTGGTGATGGGCGGTTATGAACCCAATCCCATTCCATGGGCGGTCGGCGGCATTCCGCAAGGCTTCCACTACACATTGCTCGACAGCAACTTCGACCATTTCGAGCAATTGATGGAGCTGTCTCTGGGCCGGGTTCCCGCGCTGGAAACCGCTGGCATCAAGATGTTGACCAACGGACCGGAGAGTTTCACCCCCGATGGCAATTTCATTGTCGGGGAAGCACCGGAACTGAGCAATTTCTTTGTCGGTGCAGGCTTCAACGCCTTTGGTATTGCCGCAGGCGGTGGCGCGGGCATGGCGCTTGCTGAATGGGTACACAAGGGCGAACCGCCATTCGACCTGTGGTCAGCAGATATCCGACGCTTTGGCCGACCGCATTTCGACACAGACTGGGTGCGCACGCGCACCGTTGAAGCCTATGGCAAGCACTACACGATGGCCTGGCCACATGAGGAAAACAAGTCCGGCCGACCGTGCCGCAAATCTCCGCTGTACGACCTATTGGCTTCACAAGGCGCGTGTTTCGGCGAAAAACTCGGCTGGGAACGTCCGAACTGGTTTGCCGACGGAGCCAAGGGAGAAACAGCCAAGGACGACTACAGCTTCGGCCGGCAAAACTGGTTCGAAGCGGTGGGGCGTGAACATAAAGCGGCCCGGGAAGCTGCTGTTGTGTTCGATCAGACGTCCTTCGCCAAATTCGCCTTGAAAGGTCCCGATGCGGCCACGGCACTCAACTGGATCTGCGCCAATGATGTCGACAAACCCGCCGGATCGCTCGTCTATACGCAGATGTTAAATGACCATGGCGGCATCGAGTGTGACCTGACCGTCGCCCGTGTGGCCGAGGACGAGTTCTATATCGTCACCGGAACTGGCTTTGCTACCCACGACTTTGATTGGATTAGCCGCAATATCCCGCAAGGCATGCACTGCCAGCTGTTCGACATCACCTCATCAAATGCAGTTCTGTCGCTGATGGGCCCCAAGGCACGCGCGATCCTGGAAAAAGTCACACGCGATGATGTCTCCAATGATGGCTTCAAATTCGGCACCATCCGCACGATCGGTATTGCAGGCTGTCCGATCCAGGCGCTGCGAGTGACATACGTTGGTGAACTCGGCTGGGAACTGCATCTTCCCGTCGAATATGCCCAGACGGTTTACAAGGCGCTCATGGAAGCCGGTCAGGATCTCGGTCTGGTGAATGCAGGCTACCGGGCAATTGAATCCCTGCGTCTGGAAAAAGGCTACCGGGCCTGGGGCTCTGATATTGGACCGGATCACACGCCGTTTGAAGCGGGCCTGGGCTGGGCCGTCAAGCTGCGCAAGGACGTGGATTTCAAAGGCCGGGCGGCGGCCGAAAAACAAAAAACGGACGGCGTCAAGAAAATGCTGGCGTGTTTTACTGTCGACCCGTCAGTTGTGCTGCTCGGACGTGAAACGATCTATCGCAATGGCGAGCGTGTTGGCTGGCTGACTTCCGGTGGGTTCGGTTACACGGTCGGCAAATCCATCGGGTATGGCTATGTGCGTTGCCAGCATGGTGTTGATGCCGAATATGTAACCTCCGGAGAATATGAGCTTGAAGTCGCAACGGAGCGTGTGCCGTGCGACGTCACGCTTCGCCCGCTTTACGATCCCCAAATGGAACGTGTGAAAGCCTAG
- a CDS encoding inositol monophosphatase family protein, whose product MTATQAISDHAENICNLASKTAMHYFRGALGVEFKADESPVTQADKAVETEIRRYIKQHFPDHGILGEEHGREDGKDDRLWVIDPIDGTRSFLSGHPLFGFLLAHIVDGTPEFGAICMPVLNETFLGLKGIRATLNGQPIRTSPKRALADAILYINEGEKIYRDHPLVFDRLLQAGQTRRFAYDCYPHALLAAGHVDAVVDYDLQPYDFLAVSAVVEAAGGIMTDWQGQPLTLNSNGAVVSAANPELHAETLKTVSG is encoded by the coding sequence ATGACGGCCACACAAGCGATTTCCGACCATGCTGAAAACATCTGCAATTTGGCGTCTAAAACCGCAATGCACTATTTCCGGGGCGCGCTTGGCGTTGAATTCAAGGCCGACGAAAGCCCGGTTACCCAGGCGGACAAGGCGGTGGAAACCGAAATCCGCCGGTACATCAAACAGCATTTTCCAGATCACGGCATCTTGGGCGAAGAGCATGGGCGGGAGGATGGAAAAGATGACCGCCTGTGGGTCATCGATCCGATCGACGGCACCCGGTCTTTCCTCTCCGGGCATCCGCTCTTCGGTTTTTTGCTTGCGCACATAGTGGATGGCACACCGGAATTCGGAGCCATATGCATGCCGGTCCTGAACGAAACTTTTTTAGGTCTCAAAGGAATTCGCGCAACGTTGAACGGGCAACCGATACGAACGTCCCCAAAACGGGCATTGGCAGACGCGATCCTCTATATCAATGAGGGCGAGAAAATCTACCGGGACCATCCTTTGGTGTTCGACCGTCTTCTGCAGGCTGGGCAGACGCGCCGGTTTGCCTACGACTGCTATCCCCATGCGCTACTGGCTGCCGGACATGTCGACGCCGTGGTTGATTATGATCTTCAACCTTATGATTTTTTGGCTGTTTCAGCAGTTGTCGAAGCGGCCGGTGGTATCATGACCGACTGGCAAGGGCAGCCGCTTACGCTGAACTCTAACGGCGCAGTCGTATCTGCTGCCAATCCGGAGCTTCATGCGGAAACACTAAAAACAGTTTCAGGCTAG